A DNA window from Vibrio tarriae contains the following coding sequences:
- a CDS encoding YdcF family protein, with the protein MSAVCPIYVVLGKRLNANQLTLEGKSRVDGLISALQCHENTAARVVFCGGITLGQTVSEAKRMHEYFEQRRQQLGLSFPLIDVLLEQESTSTVENIEHVAQVLLESGVVQRGETLALTLVSNDYHLKRIFEIQQLMDEQGLLRKLVERCAQSGVRLEIARDLKAHLCVPYPHQNPQGLRFLWVDELTTYRVFLEGVVANAFQRPLTQVQQQPYWIAQKAIAELRHTMSEEPRLLSLLDVIETVVESTVYQIQHGQVSHDQVNHEQANHSLAVNHSTMDSQIDQQVFCEALAILDTELTLLNRLSDPELERSGRWWKR; encoded by the coding sequence ATGTCAGCAGTGTGTCCGATTTATGTGGTGCTCGGTAAACGTCTTAATGCTAACCAACTAACATTAGAAGGCAAAAGCCGCGTCGATGGATTGATCTCTGCGTTACAGTGTCATGAAAATACGGCGGCACGAGTGGTCTTTTGCGGTGGTATTACTCTCGGCCAGACGGTGTCTGAAGCAAAGCGAATGCATGAGTATTTTGAGCAACGTCGCCAACAATTAGGGCTGTCATTCCCACTAATCGATGTGCTGCTTGAGCAAGAATCCACCAGCACAGTGGAAAATATTGAGCATGTGGCGCAGGTATTATTGGAAAGTGGTGTTGTGCAGCGCGGTGAAACACTTGCCTTGACCTTGGTATCCAATGACTACCATCTCAAACGAATTTTTGAAATCCAGCAACTGATGGATGAACAAGGTTTGTTACGCAAGTTGGTTGAGCGCTGCGCACAGTCTGGCGTCCGGTTAGAGATTGCGCGCGATCTTAAGGCTCATCTTTGCGTGCCGTATCCTCACCAAAACCCGCAAGGCTTACGTTTTTTGTGGGTCGATGAACTGACGACTTATCGTGTTTTTCTTGAAGGCGTTGTGGCAAACGCTTTCCAAAGGCCGCTCACGCAAGTTCAGCAGCAGCCTTATTGGATTGCGCAAAAAGCGATCGCCGAACTTCGCCACACCATGAGTGAAGAGCCCAGATTGCTTTCATTGCTCGATGTGATTGAAACCGTCGTGGAGTCCACGGTTTACCAGATTCAGCATGGTCAAGTTAGCCATGACCAAGTTAACCATGAGCAAGCTAATCATAGCCTAGCGGTAAATCATTCCACCATGGACAGTCAGATAGATCAGCAGGTGTTTTGTGAAGCGTTGGCTATCTTGGATACTGAACTGACGTTATTGAACCGTTTGAGCGATCCCGAACTCGAACGTTCAGGACGTTGGTGGAAGCGCTAA
- a CDS encoding DMT family transporter translates to MSIVPIIIVLFSALLHAGWNIIGKRYQSSGPSFFLGATSATSLLLTPYILWYFTKIGWSTLPTQFWLLLIVSGLSQMVYMLGLAFAYSKVDIGIAYPLARGLPVLLVGAGTVMLGYNLQLNQWLGFALITLGCLMIPLQKFRQFRFADYANLGIVWALVAALGTAGYSIIDKEALAIIEQTVGLQMPASYSAVLYLGIQFWAMCIPLAIWYLLTGQRAPFIEAWRIRYTATLAGLMMGGTYSLVLYAMTLTENVSFIVALRQTSIVFGLFMGIAFLGERWYVTRLLGVSAIVAGLVVAFAR, encoded by the coding sequence ATGTCTATTGTGCCTATCATAATTGTGCTGTTTTCTGCGCTGTTGCATGCGGGCTGGAACATCATCGGCAAACGCTACCAAAGTTCGGGTCCTTCGTTCTTTCTTGGCGCCACGTCAGCGACGTCACTACTCCTCACTCCTTATATTTTGTGGTATTTCACTAAGATTGGTTGGTCAACGCTGCCGACTCAATTTTGGTTACTCCTGATTGTGAGTGGGCTGAGCCAGATGGTGTACATGCTAGGGCTGGCTTTTGCTTACAGCAAAGTGGATATCGGCATTGCTTATCCTTTAGCGCGCGGATTGCCCGTATTGTTGGTTGGTGCAGGCACTGTGATGCTGGGCTATAACTTACAGCTTAATCAGTGGCTGGGATTTGCGTTGATCACGCTCGGCTGCTTGATGATCCCGCTGCAAAAGTTTCGTCAGTTTCGTTTCGCCGATTATGCCAACCTCGGCATTGTGTGGGCTTTGGTCGCGGCGCTAGGCACGGCAGGGTATTCGATTATCGATAAAGAAGCGCTAGCGATCATAGAACAGACTGTAGGTTTACAGATGCCTGCCAGTTACTCTGCCGTGCTTTATTTGGGGATTCAATTTTGGGCAATGTGCATACCACTGGCGATCTGGTATTTGCTCACTGGTCAACGCGCTCCGTTTATTGAAGCATGGCGCATTCGTTATACCGCGACCCTCGCGGGATTGATGATGGGAGGAACCTATAGCTTGGTCCTCTATGCCATGACGTTGACCGAAAACGTCAGTTTTATTGTCGCACTGCGTCAAACTAGCATCGTGTTTGGACTGTTTATGGGGATCGCATTTCTTGGAGAGCGTTGGTACGTAACTCGTTTACTCGGCGTTAGCGCGATTGTGGCAGGGTTGGTTGTTGCCTTCGCCAGATAA
- a CDS encoding extracellular solute-binding protein has protein sequence MRSWKPIALGVTLALSSQFSWAAVIETTRLVGFGEAKYPENFTHFDYVNPQTPKYGKVTFGELGTYDNFNRFASRGVSAANTAELYDPLMFSPADEIDSYYPLIASKIRYSDDFTWLEIDLNPNARFHDGKPITAQDVEFSFEKFMAEGVPQYRVYYQDVKSVKAIAERTVRIEMKQPNREQLFSLAQSTRVLPKHYWQDKNLAEPLNEPPVGSGAYQIIDFKPGQSVTYKLNPDYWAKDLPVNVGRNNFAQIQYDYYRDDTVMLEAFKAGEFDLREENQAKFWATSYTGRNFDQGLIKKEEIAHQAPASTQGFIFNTQRPVFQDVRVREALNYALDFEWMNKNLFYDQYQRTRSYFQNTEYEAQGLPNAAELAVLTPYKEQLPARVFTETYQPSVTDGSGRIRTQMREAFALLKEAGWELKNKVMTNVKTGEPLSFELLIYSPTTERIAIPLQKNLQLMGIEMKIRTVDTTQYTKRLRDRDFDMISHGFSANPYPSPNLLIVWNSNYMDSSYNSAGANHPVIDALTEQIAKSQQDTEKLRALGSALDRVLQWNFYLIPQWHLSMYRVAMWDKFSRPSVLPKYSLGLDTWWIDQEKAARLPEKRR, from the coding sequence ATGCGCAGTTGGAAGCCGATTGCTTTAGGAGTGACGCTCGCGTTATCGAGCCAATTCAGTTGGGCGGCCGTGATTGAAACCACTCGGCTGGTTGGGTTTGGGGAAGCAAAGTACCCAGAAAACTTCACGCACTTTGATTATGTCAATCCACAAACCCCCAAATACGGTAAAGTGACCTTCGGTGAGTTGGGCACCTACGATAACTTTAACCGTTTTGCTTCACGTGGCGTGTCGGCGGCCAATACCGCGGAGTTGTATGATCCTCTCATGTTTTCTCCTGCGGATGAAATTGACTCTTACTATCCGTTGATTGCCAGTAAAATTCGCTATTCCGATGATTTCACTTGGCTGGAAATTGATCTCAATCCGAATGCGCGTTTCCATGATGGCAAACCGATCACCGCGCAGGATGTGGAGTTCTCTTTTGAGAAGTTTATGGCAGAAGGTGTCCCGCAATATCGAGTGTATTATCAGGATGTAAAATCCGTGAAAGCCATTGCTGAGCGGACAGTACGCATTGAAATGAAGCAGCCAAACCGTGAACAGTTATTCAGCTTGGCGCAATCGACCCGAGTCTTACCCAAACATTACTGGCAAGACAAGAATTTGGCCGAGCCGCTCAATGAGCCTCCCGTTGGGAGTGGCGCTTATCAAATTATCGATTTCAAACCCGGTCAGAGTGTGACCTATAAGCTGAATCCGGACTATTGGGCAAAAGATTTGCCTGTCAACGTTGGGCGTAACAACTTCGCCCAGATCCAGTACGACTACTATCGCGATGACACCGTGATGCTGGAGGCGTTTAAAGCGGGTGAGTTTGATTTACGTGAAGAGAACCAAGCCAAGTTCTGGGCGACCTCTTACACTGGGCGTAATTTTGACCAAGGTTTGATTAAGAAAGAGGAAATTGCTCACCAAGCGCCAGCCTCTACTCAGGGATTTATTTTCAATACACAGCGTCCTGTATTCCAAGATGTTCGAGTCCGTGAGGCACTCAACTACGCCTTAGACTTTGAATGGATGAACAAAAACCTGTTCTACGATCAATACCAGCGAACCCGCAGCTATTTCCAAAACACCGAATACGAGGCTCAAGGCCTGCCGAATGCCGCAGAACTTGCTGTGCTCACCCCTTACAAAGAACAACTGCCCGCTCGGGTATTTACGGAAACTTATCAGCCTTCCGTGACCGATGGCAGCGGACGAATTCGTACCCAAATGCGCGAAGCATTTGCCTTGCTGAAAGAAGCGGGATGGGAGCTAAAAAATAAGGTGATGACCAACGTCAAGACTGGTGAGCCACTCAGTTTTGAACTGTTGATTTACAGTCCAACAACAGAGCGAATTGCGATTCCTCTGCAAAAAAATCTGCAGCTCATGGGGATTGAGATGAAGATCCGCACGGTCGACACCACGCAATATACCAAACGTCTGCGTGATCGTGATTTTGACATGATATCGCACGGCTTTAGCGCGAATCCTTACCCTAGCCCGAATCTACTGATTGTCTGGAATTCCAATTATATGGATTCCAGCTACAACTCAGCGGGGGCCAATCATCCGGTGATTGATGCTCTGACCGAACAAATAGCCAAAAGCCAGCAAGATACCGAAAAACTTCGCGCACTGGGTTCAGCGCTCGATCGCGTGTTGCAATGGAATTTCTACCTCATTCCGCAATGGCATTTGAGTATGTACCGTGTGGCGATGTGGGATAAATTCAGCCGCCCAAGTGTGCTACCGAAATATTCCCTCGGTTTAGACACCTGGTGGATAGATCAAGAGAAAGCCGCGCGGCTACCTGAAAAACGGCGTTAG
- a CDS encoding peptide MFS transporter — protein sequence MWNKLNKSMMFCQMMFGLSFYGVMVILTRFFLEDLNYSEADTMMVVGAFSSIGPLFAIAGGFIADKFLGAYRSLAISYVTFAIGYALLVLGASSTHVPLSLVGIALASYARGLMSPSYPSLYKRTFASEEDFNNGYPVNYSVNNVGALLGQYLFPMLVLLLGFHGSFALSALMATLATITLVVMRRPLIEVASEKDQQSVSLSNWMAFTLLSLAMVGLVFFMFSNMAIGQNIVYAIGLAAIVYFISLMLKARRAEALKMGTILIVTVLTTCFFVYYGQMMTSMTMVTINTMRGELFGIIPIAPEASMAMNPLWCIVAGPAISYLFSTLEKRGITFSTATKIAFAFVLTAISFGILTFAVSTVGEEAIIRPEVFLVIHFFQAFAEVVVGSLVVAFILSVAPKQIENFSVSLFYIAMALSGIIGAVFSTSIALEKGQVVTQQIVQIIYGDYFKLLTVLAVVMVGVALLASALIRKMLAAADAYSPSIQDKQA from the coding sequence ATGTGGAATAAACTCAATAAATCAATGATGTTCTGCCAAATGATGTTTGGCCTCTCGTTCTACGGCGTCATGGTGATCTTAACTCGCTTCTTCTTGGAAGATCTCAACTACAGCGAAGCCGATACCATGATGGTCGTGGGTGCATTCTCGTCGATTGGGCCCCTGTTTGCCATCGCCGGAGGTTTTATTGCCGATAAATTTCTCGGCGCGTATCGTTCATTGGCCATTTCTTACGTAACGTTTGCGATCGGTTACGCTTTATTGGTTTTGGGTGCATCATCCACCCATGTTCCCTTAAGTCTGGTTGGCATCGCTTTGGCCAGCTACGCTCGCGGCTTAATGTCACCTTCTTATCCAAGCTTGTACAAACGTACTTTTGCCAGTGAAGAAGATTTCAATAATGGCTATCCCGTTAACTATTCGGTCAACAACGTCGGCGCACTTTTGGGACAATACCTGTTTCCAATGCTAGTGTTGCTGCTGGGTTTTCACGGCAGCTTCGCGCTTTCTGCATTAATGGCAACCTTAGCCACCATCACCCTAGTGGTGATGCGTCGTCCACTGATTGAAGTGGCCAGCGAGAAAGATCAGCAATCCGTGAGCTTGAGCAATTGGATGGCGTTCACCCTACTTTCACTGGCGATGGTTGGTTTGGTATTTTTCATGTTCTCAAACATGGCGATTGGCCAAAACATCGTGTATGCGATTGGGCTTGCAGCGATTGTCTATTTCATCAGTTTGATGTTGAAAGCTCGCCGCGCGGAAGCTCTAAAAATGGGCACCATCTTGATTGTGACGGTACTGACCACCTGCTTCTTTGTGTATTACGGGCAAATGATGACCTCAATGACCATGGTCACGATTAATACCATGCGCGGCGAACTGTTTGGCATCATCCCGATTGCGCCGGAAGCCTCGATGGCCATGAACCCACTCTGGTGTATTGTGGCAGGCCCCGCCATTTCCTATCTGTTTTCTACACTAGAAAAGCGTGGCATTACCTTCTCAACCGCAACCAAAATCGCGTTTGCCTTTGTGCTAACCGCTATTTCATTTGGCATTCTGACGTTTGCCGTTTCAACCGTTGGTGAAGAGGCAATTATCCGCCCAGAAGTGTTCTTGGTGATCCATTTCTTCCAAGCGTTTGCAGAAGTCGTGGTGGGAAGTTTAGTAGTAGCGTTTATTCTGTCGGTCGCACCCAAGCAGATTGAGAATTTCTCAGTGAGCTTGTTTTATATCGCGATGGCGCTCAGCGGCATTATTGGCGCAGTCTTCTCCACCTCCATCGCGTTAGAAAAAGGCCAAGTTGTGACTCAGCAGATCGTACAGATCATTTACGGCGACTACTTCAAGTTGCTAACGGTACTCGCAGTCGTCATGGTGGGTGTGGCTCTGCTCGCGTCTGCGCTGATCCGTAAAATGCTTGCCGCAGCAGATGCGTATTCACCAAGTATCCAAGATAAGCAAGCTTAA
- a CDS encoding NUDIX hydrolase codes for MKPLYVAVHPDIKPLNQQRIMQRKAARAIAMRGERILLLYTERYHDYSLPGGGLESNEDVLMGMIRELQEETGAQNIRNIKPFGLYQEFRPWNKQQDVDVIHMVSYCYRCEVDEQLGQTQLESYEQGNGMKPVWVNIHEAIAHNEQTLLNDPRKGMSIERETYLLRLIAKTLH; via the coding sequence ATGAAACCTCTATATGTCGCTGTACACCCTGATATTAAGCCGTTGAACCAGCAGCGAATTATGCAACGTAAAGCCGCTCGCGCGATTGCTATGCGCGGTGAGCGCATTTTGCTGCTCTATACTGAGCGTTACCACGATTATTCTTTGCCCGGCGGTGGATTAGAAAGCAATGAAGATGTGCTGATGGGCATGATCCGCGAACTGCAAGAAGAAACAGGGGCACAAAATATCCGTAACATTAAACCATTTGGTTTATATCAAGAATTTCGTCCATGGAACAAACAGCAAGATGTCGATGTGATTCATATGGTTTCTTACTGTTACCGTTGCGAAGTGGACGAACAACTGGGTCAGACTCAGTTGGAAAGTTATGAACAAGGCAATGGTATGAAACCCGTATGGGTGAACATTCACGAAGCGATTGCTCATAACGAGCAAACCCTGCTCAATGATCCACGCAAAGGCATGAGCATTGAGCGTGAAACCTATCTTTTACGGTTAATTGCTAAAACCCTTCATTGA
- a CDS encoding exopolyphosphatase has protein sequence MSSLKYRLVTRSDFDGLVCAILLKSTELIDDIQFVHPKDMQDGKVPITERDIITNLPYVAKAHLVFDHHLSETLRNRGERANHIINPHAPSAARVVWEHYGGTKTFPFEWVEMMEAVDKGDSAQFTRDEVLDSTGWNLLNFLMDARTGLGRFHNFRISNYNLMMALIDHCTHASIDEILQLPDVKERVDLYRKHETLFKEQIQRCGKVYQNLVLLDLTEEETIYAGNRFIIYALYPQCNISIHKMWGFQKQNIVFATGKSIFDRSSKTNIGQLMLQYGGGGHAAAGTCQIAIEDADRVEKALITQINADG, from the coding sequence ATGTCATCACTCAAGTATCGATTAGTGACACGCAGTGATTTTGATGGTTTGGTGTGTGCAATTTTGCTCAAAAGTACCGAGCTGATAGATGACATCCAGTTTGTCCATCCAAAAGATATGCAAGATGGTAAGGTCCCTATCACGGAGCGAGACATCATCACTAACTTGCCTTATGTCGCCAAGGCGCATTTGGTATTTGATCATCACCTCTCAGAAACTCTCAGAAATAGAGGCGAGAGAGCCAATCACATTATTAACCCACATGCGCCTTCGGCTGCGCGTGTGGTGTGGGAGCACTACGGCGGAACCAAAACCTTTCCCTTTGAATGGGTTGAAATGATGGAGGCGGTAGATAAAGGGGACTCGGCGCAATTTACTCGTGATGAGGTCTTAGATTCTACGGGTTGGAATTTGCTGAACTTTTTGATGGATGCTCGTACTGGTCTTGGACGCTTCCACAATTTCCGGATCTCTAATTACAACTTAATGATGGCATTGATTGATCACTGCACTCACGCATCGATTGACGAAATCCTGCAACTGCCTGATGTGAAAGAACGGGTAGATCTGTACCGTAAACATGAAACCTTGTTCAAAGAGCAGATCCAGCGCTGTGGTAAGGTTTACCAAAATCTGGTGTTGCTTGATCTTACAGAAGAAGAAACCATCTATGCGGGGAACCGTTTTATCATTTATGCCCTCTATCCGCAGTGCAATATCTCTATTCATAAAATGTGGGGATTCCAGAAACAGAACATCGTTTTCGCCACCGGAAAATCGATTTTCGATCGCAGCTCGAAAACCAATATCGGTCAATTGATGCTTCAATACGGTGGTGGCGGACATGCTGCCGCAGGTACCTGCCAGATCGCGATTGAAGATGCGGATCGCGTCGAAAAAGCCTTGATCACCCAGATCAATGCAGATGGTTAA
- a CDS encoding putative 2-aminoethylphosphonate ABC transporter permease subunit, protein MLNVARTFSVRILPHWSRDSLILSTTLLILLSLMLLFIVAPLAAMLVKSVQNGQGEFVGLAYFAQYFSSAALWQSLRNTLVLGISVTAIVGILAFGYAYALTRSCMPGKHLFRVLGSAPILAPSLLPAISLIFLFGNQGMLKSWLGGESIYGGLGITLGLIFWTFPHALMILTTSLSTSDARLYEAARALKTSPIKTFFIVTLPAAKYGLISALIVVFTLVVCDFGVPKVIGGSYNVLATDIFKQVVGQQNFAMGAVTSIVLLLPAVFAFIADRWVQKKQQSLFDTRSVAYQPAPHRLRDGLCLLYCVLICVAIVAVLATAVYGSLVTFWPWNTALTLKHYQFAETSAYGWSPYFNSLTLASFTALCGTVIIFLGAYSIEKGRVFAPLRQTMQMLSMVPMAVPGLVLGLGYIFFFNHASNPLNGLYGGMLLLVINTVVHYYTVGHMTAATALKQLPPELEATAASIKLPQYRLLWKVTLPVSLPAVLDIASYLFINALTTTSAVVFLYSTDTVPASVAVLNMDDAGQTGAAAAMAVMIMLSAALAKLLHVGLEFGLFGRLQAWRKR, encoded by the coding sequence ATGTTGAATGTCGCTCGTACTTTTTCAGTGCGGATATTGCCGCATTGGAGTCGCGATAGCCTGATTTTATCGACCACCTTATTAATCCTGCTATCACTGATGCTGCTGTTTATTGTCGCGCCGCTGGCCGCTATGTTGGTGAAAAGCGTGCAAAATGGGCAGGGTGAATTTGTCGGACTCGCTTACTTCGCCCAATATTTTTCCTCGGCAGCGCTCTGGCAATCTTTGCGCAATACCTTAGTGCTTGGTATCAGTGTGACGGCGATTGTTGGTATTCTCGCGTTTGGTTACGCCTACGCATTGACCCGCTCTTGTATGCCGGGAAAACATCTGTTTCGAGTGTTAGGCAGTGCGCCGATTCTCGCGCCTTCATTACTGCCCGCGATCAGTCTGATTTTCCTATTTGGTAATCAAGGGATGCTTAAGAGTTGGCTCGGCGGTGAATCCATTTATGGAGGCTTAGGTATTACGCTGGGTTTGATTTTCTGGACATTTCCGCATGCGTTGATGATTCTGACTACTTCGCTGAGCACCTCTGATGCCCGTTTGTATGAAGCGGCGAGGGCGCTGAAAACATCCCCCATCAAAACGTTTTTTATTGTTACGCTACCGGCGGCCAAATATGGGTTGATCAGTGCGTTGATCGTTGTCTTTACCTTGGTGGTGTGTGATTTCGGTGTACCGAAAGTGATTGGTGGCAGCTATAACGTGCTTGCAACGGACATTTTCAAACAAGTAGTGGGGCAACAGAATTTCGCGATGGGCGCGGTGACCAGTATTGTGCTGTTGCTACCCGCCGTGTTTGCGTTTATTGCCGATCGCTGGGTGCAGAAAAAACAGCAAAGCCTGTTTGATACCCGTTCTGTGGCTTACCAACCTGCACCACATCGGCTACGTGATGGTTTATGCCTACTCTATTGTGTACTGATTTGCGTGGCGATTGTGGCAGTATTAGCCACTGCGGTATACGGCTCGCTGGTGACGTTTTGGCCATGGAATACGGCGCTGACGCTCAAACATTACCAATTTGCCGAAACCAGTGCCTATGGTTGGAGCCCGTATTTTAACTCACTCACCTTAGCCAGCTTCACCGCGTTGTGTGGAACGGTGATCATTTTTCTCGGCGCTTACAGTATTGAAAAAGGGCGAGTGTTCGCGCCGCTGCGTCAGACGATGCAGATGCTGAGTATGGTACCGATGGCGGTTCCCGGCTTAGTGCTGGGTTTGGGTTACATCTTCTTTTTCAATCACGCGTCTAATCCGCTCAATGGGTTGTACGGCGGCATGCTGCTTTTGGTGATCAATACCGTGGTGCATTACTACACGGTGGGGCATATGACAGCGGCTACCGCGCTTAAACAGTTGCCACCTGAATTGGAGGCGACGGCCGCCTCCATCAAGCTGCCGCAATATCGTTTACTGTGGAAAGTGACGTTACCCGTGTCCTTACCTGCGGTATTGGACATTGCTAGCTATTTGTTTATTAATGCATTAACCACCACTTCTGCGGTAGTATTCCTCTACTCAACCGACACCGTACCCGCATCGGTTGCGGTACTGAATATGGATGATGCAGGACAAACGGGCGCTGCCGCCGCCATGGCGGTGATGATTATGCTCTCGGCCGCATTAGCCAAATTGCTGCATGTGGGATTAGAGTTTGGATTGTTTGGCCGCCTGCAAGCTTGGCGCAAGCGTTAG
- the phnR gene encoding phosphonate utilization transcriptional regulator PhnR encodes MQYVKIKDAIVEQIDAGMLMPRQKLPAERKLAESFDTTRVTLREALSLLEAEGKIYREDRRGWFISPAPLRYDPTQTLNFTNMALAQNRQPKTELMSAKAVIANKQATRLLKLKPFSDVYRVDRVRYLDNRPVVYVTNYIRPELFPNLLDFDLSQSLTDLYREHYATQYQTIHYRISTSSLLGEMAQALRATSGTPAMVVERVNYNQKGELIDCDIEYWRHDAITIESMAELKR; translated from the coding sequence GTGCAATACGTAAAAATTAAAGATGCCATCGTAGAGCAGATTGATGCCGGCATGCTGATGCCGCGCCAAAAGCTGCCCGCTGAGCGCAAGTTAGCCGAATCATTTGATACTACGCGAGTCACCTTGCGTGAGGCGCTTTCCCTACTTGAAGCTGAAGGGAAGATTTATCGTGAAGATCGCCGCGGTTGGTTTATTTCGCCCGCACCTTTACGCTATGACCCCACTCAAACGCTCAATTTTACCAATATGGCGTTGGCGCAAAATCGCCAGCCGAAAACGGAGCTGATGTCTGCCAAAGCAGTGATCGCCAACAAGCAGGCGACTCGCCTTTTAAAACTTAAACCGTTTTCGGATGTGTATCGTGTAGACCGTGTGCGTTATTTGGATAACCGACCTGTGGTGTATGTGACCAACTACATTCGCCCAGAGCTGTTTCCGAATCTGCTCGATTTTGATCTGTCACAGTCACTCACCGATCTGTATCGTGAACACTATGCGACACAATACCAGACGATTCACTACCGTATATCAACCAGCTCGTTACTGGGCGAAATGGCTCAAGCTCTGCGCGCAACATCGGGTACACCAGCAATGGTGGTGGAGCGGGTCAACTATAACCAGAAAGGCGAGTTGATCGATTGTGATATTGAGTATTGGCGTCACGATGCCATTACCATTGAGTCGATGGCTGAATTGAAGCGCTAA
- a CDS encoding putative 2-aminoethylphosphonate ABC transporter ATP-binding protein: MTMHNLNSQQQNEPQAISRSYLDIRHVVKQFGSFTALNDISLSIEKGEFVCFLGPSGCGKTTLLRAIAGLDLPTSGTIHQNQQAITFLPPEQRDFGIVFQSYALFPNLTVEENIAIGLRNQGMSVRDALEKVEQWLEMIGLATSAQKYPSQLSGGQQQRVALARALALSPGLLLLDEPLSALDAKVRTHLREEICQLQRKLGITTIMVTHDQEEALTMADRIVVMNHGVIEQVGTPQEIYQKPASRFVAEFVGTMNFIPVSMASSQQLRIAESLIALPKIENYTPCQGEQFDLAVRPENLELVTRYNEAIPVVIRHLEFLGAFYRVECMFQGERLAPPVCVDLPITQVQTMHLKTGDVRYLALRAGQLRAYRRKVMSTTPAATASCAYAA, translated from the coding sequence ATGACCATGCACAATCTTAATTCACAGCAGCAGAATGAACCTCAAGCGATCAGCAGAAGCTACCTCGATATTCGTCATGTGGTAAAACAGTTTGGCTCATTTACCGCGCTCAATGACATCAGTTTGTCGATTGAAAAAGGGGAGTTTGTCTGCTTTCTTGGCCCTTCTGGCTGTGGCAAAACCACCTTATTGCGCGCCATCGCGGGGTTAGATCTCCCCACCTCTGGCACCATTCACCAAAACCAGCAAGCGATTACTTTTTTACCACCCGAGCAGCGTGATTTCGGCATCGTGTTCCAATCTTATGCTCTATTTCCCAATTTAACGGTGGAAGAAAACATCGCCATCGGTTTGCGCAATCAAGGCATGTCAGTCCGTGATGCGTTAGAGAAAGTGGAGCAGTGGTTGGAGATGATCGGGCTCGCCACATCGGCACAAAAATACCCAAGCCAGCTCTCTGGCGGTCAGCAGCAGCGGGTGGCGTTAGCGCGTGCTTTGGCATTATCGCCGGGGTTATTACTGCTTGATGAACCGCTTTCCGCTCTTGATGCCAAGGTAAGAACGCATTTGCGCGAAGAAATCTGCCAACTGCAACGTAAATTGGGCATTACCACCATCATGGTCACGCATGATCAAGAAGAAGCGTTAACCATGGCGGATCGCATTGTGGTGATGAACCACGGGGTGATTGAGCAAGTTGGTACGCCGCAAGAGATCTACCAAAAGCCCGCCAGCCGTTTTGTAGCTGAGTTTGTTGGCACGATGAATTTTATTCCCGTTTCCATGGCGAGTTCCCAGCAACTGCGTATTGCTGAATCTCTTATTGCTTTGCCCAAAATCGAAAATTATACGCCTTGCCAAGGTGAACAATTTGATTTGGCTGTGCGCCCTGAAAATCTAGAACTGGTTACGCGCTACAACGAGGCCATTCCAGTCGTCATTCGCCATTTGGAGTTTCTTGGCGCGTTTTATCGAGTCGAATGTATGTTTCAAGGTGAGCGTTTGGCTCCGCCCGTGTGTGTCGATTTACCGATCACACAGGTACAAACCATGCATTTAAAAACGGGCGATGTTCGATATTTGGCATTGAGAGCAGGGCAGCTGCGCGCGTACCGTCGTAAGGTCATGTCGACAACGCCAGCAGCTACAGCCAGCTGTGCTTATGCGGCATAA
- a CDS encoding putative hemolysin gives MNKTTLLLASVAGATLLAGCARQENEYTVKEYVSMANPAAVFCVKQGGELETVTENDQRITYCVTKNGEKVEQWEYFRQNHDQQ, from the coding sequence ATGAATAAAACAACCTTATTATTAGCAAGTGTGGCAGGTGCCACCTTACTAGCAGGATGTGCGCGTCAAGAAAACGAATACACCGTAAAAGAATACGTATCAATGGCCAATCCAGCAGCAGTGTTTTGCGTTAAACAAGGTGGTGAGCTAGAAACAGTCACTGAAAATGATCAACGCATCACTTACTGTGTGACCAAAAATGGCGAGAAAGTTGAGCAGTGGGAATATTTTCGCCAAAACCATGACCAACAATAG